GGTAACCTACATCCGAGTAAACATGGATCTTTCCTCCACGCATGGCGTAGCCCACCACATCCCCGGCCATGCCGTGAATGACAATCTTGCCCTCATCCATGGTGTTTCCGGCCCCGTCCTGGGTGTTCCCGTGGACGATGATCTCCGGCCCCCGCATGAAGGCCCCCAGGTCGAGCCCCGGGGTCCCATAGATCTCAAGGCGGACCTTCTCCGAGACCCCGGCGGCAATATAGCGCTGGCCGTTCACGTTGCGCAGGATGAACTCCCGCTCTCCTTCGGCGATTTTGGCCCGCAGGAGGCGATTGAGGTCCCGGTAATGGAGATCTTTGGCGTCGATTTCCGTGGGCATCCCTACCTCCTTTACTCTCCTGGATAGCGGCAGGCCGCGGCTCCGGTGCCTCTTTCCGGGCCCCGGAGGTAACTCCTCTGGTTGGGGATCACCCCGGGCTCCAGCTCCACGATCACCGGCTCTCCGGCCTTGGGGGCCCAGACCCGGTCCGGATCCGGACAGATGGCCCGGATGGCCGCCTCCTCGCTGGCCATATAGACCAGGTCCCCTTTCTCCGCGGCCACGAGGGGCCGAAGCTTTACCCGATCGTTGAGCCCTACCAGGCCACCGTTGTAGGCAAAAAGGATGGCAAAGGGCCCGTTGAGCATGGCCGCTCCATAGACTGTCCGCACCGCTCGGGCCAGCTCCCGCTCCTCCTCGGGCATCCGGTCGATCTCCTCCCAGAAGGGCGGGGCCAGGGCCATACAGGCCACCTCGATGGGCAGCCCGTGCCGCCGAATAAGGAGATCCAGAAGGTAGGCCACCACCTCCGTGTCCGTAAGGAGGGTGCAGTGGTAGCCAAACATTTCCAGATACCGCCGGTTGGTGCCGTAGCTGGAGATCTCTCCATTGTGCACTATGGACCAGTCCAGGATGGTAAAAGGATGGGCCCCGCCCCACCAGCCCGGGGTGTTGGTGGGAAAGCGGTTGTGGGCGGTCCAGATAAAGGCCCGGTATTCCTCAATGCGGAAAAAGTCCGCAATCTGGGCCGGAAAGCCCACCCCCTTGAAGGCCCCCATGTTTTTCCCCGAGGAGATCACATAGGCCCCGGGGATCCGGGTGTTGATTTCCATCACCAGGGAGACCATGTAGTCGTCTTCATCTTCCGGGCCACAGACCTCCCGCACTTCCCCTTCATACTTGGGCTTTACGAAATAGCGCTTGAACAGCGGGGGATTCTCGATCCCCGGGGTGCGCCGGGTGGGGATGGGTTCCTCGTGAGCCATGTAAGTGCGGTGGGCCAGGAGTTCCTCCACCTCCTCCAGGGCCTTTTTATGATCCGCCATGATGTGGAGGGCGTAATGGTCCGCAAAGTCCGGGTAGATGCCGTAGGCGGCAAAGCCGGCCCCCAGGCCGTTTCCCCGCTCCTCCTGACAGCAGATGGACTTTACGATGACCTCGCCCGGGATGAGTTCTCCCTTGCGGTGGATGACCCCGGAAAGCCCGCAGCCTGAGATGTCCTTGCTTAATCCCCTGAGAAAGTCCATGGCCTACTCCCCTGCGTGTTTTACTCCCAGGATTTCCATTTCTTTTTCCGTAAGTCCCACGGCCCGGAGTTTGTCCCGGTTGCCCCGCAAGCTCTCGATGGCGTTGATTCCCATGGCCCCGAGCATCTCTTTCATCTCGTGGGCCCAGCCGTGGACCAGGTTGTAAATCTTTTCGTAGGCCACCTCCGGAGGAAGCCGCTTGATGAGTTCCGGCTGATTGGTGGCGATTCCCCAGGGGCATTTCCCGGTAAAACAGTGCTGGCACATGGTGCAGCCCACGGCGATAAGGGCCGGCGTGCCGATATAGACCGCGTCGGCCCCCAGGGCGATAAGTTTGATCACGTCGGCACTGTTGCGGATCCCCCCGGAGGCGATGACCGAGGCCCAATTGCGGATGCCTTCTTCCCGCAAACGCTGATCCACCGCGGCCACAGCCAGCTCGATGGGTATCCCGATGTTGTCCCGGAACATGGTCGGGGCCGCCCCGGTGCCTCCCTTGAGACCATCAATGACCACGGCGTCGGCCCCGGCCCGCACAATGCCCGAGGCGATGGCCGCCACGTTGTGTACCGCGGCAATTTTCACGAAGACCAGCTTTTGATATTCCGTAGCCTCCTTGAGGGCAAAGATGAGGCCCCGAAGATCCTCAATGGAATAAATGTCATGGTGCGGAGCCGGGGAGAGGGCGTCCGAGCCCACGGGAATCATCCGGGTCTTAGAGATCTCCTCCGTGACCTTTTCTCCGGGAAGGTGCCCTCCGATTCCGGGCTTGGCCCCCTGGCCGATCTTGATCTCGATGGCCACTCCGGCATTCAGGTAGTCCACGTGGAGACCGAAGCGCCCGGAGGCGCACTGGACAATGGTGTTCGAACCGTATTCATAAAGGGAGGCGTGAAGCCCGCCTTCCCCGGTGTTGTAAAGGGTTCCCAGGTCGCGGGCCGCCCGGGCCAGCCCCTGGTGCACGTGCAGACTTATGGCCCCATAGCTCATGGCCGCAAACATGATGGGCACCTCGAGCTGGATCTGCCGCGGGAGGGGTCTTTTGAGGCGGAACTTCCCGTCCCGGACCTCCACCTCGAGGGCGTCGGGCTTAGGCCCCAGGAAGGTACGCAGCTCCATGGGCTCCCGCAGAGGATCGATGGGCGGGTTGGTCACCTGGCAGGCGTCAAGCACCAGGTGATCAAAATAGGTCCGGATGGGTTTGGCACAGCCGGTGGAGGAAAGGAGCACGCCGCCCTGGTCGGCCTGCTTGTAGACATTTTTGATATGCCAGGGGGTCCAGACGGCGTGCTCCCGAAACTCCGAGGGGTTGCGCCGGATGACAATGGCCCGCGTGGGGCACATGGCCTCGCACCGATGACAACCCACGCACTTGGTGGGATCCTCGGAGAGTTCCTTCTTTTTGGCGTTCCAGATATGGGCCCCGTAGGAGCACTCCCGCACACAGATCCGGCACTTAATGCACTTTTCCGGATCGCGTTCAATGACAAAATCCGGGAAAAACTTGGCCCACTGGGGGACCTTTTTCTTCGGGGAATCTTTTTTAGTGCGCTCTCCCACTTTTCGGAACCTCCTCCGGGCTTGCCTGCGGCACACCGCAGGCAATTTGCCACTTTAATGAAACTTTAAGCGCCCTTCAAGCCCTGATTCCTTCCTTCCTGGTTGCCCGGCCTTTCTCGGTAGTGGTAGCCTTAACCGAAGCCTTAAAGGAGGCCTGAGATGCGGATCTGGTACCGGGTGATTTACGGAGACACGGATTGTGGGGGCGTGATGTACTACGGAAATTACCTCCGGCTTTTTGAGATCGGGCGCACCGAACTTCTGCGGGCTGCAGGGATCACCTACCGCCAGATTGAGGAAGAAAGGGGGCTAATCCTTCCGGTGGTGGAGGTCCAGGTGCGGTACAAGGCCCCGGCCCGCTACGACGATCTCCTGGCGCTTGAGACCCGGCTTTCCGAGGTTCGGCCGCATCGAGTGCGCTTCGACTACCGGGTGGCCTCCGAAGAAGGCCGCACCTTGGCCACCGGCTATACGGTGCATGCCCCGGTCAATCGCCAGGGCCGACTTACCCGCTTTCCCCAGGATCTTCTGGTCTGCCTCGAAAAACTTTGCCGTTGACAGGTTTCCGAGGGGTGTTAATATGCCGCAAATTCCAACGAAAGGAGGGGATTCCTTTGCCGGGAGTGATCGTAAGAGAGGACGAGCCCTTTGAGCAGGCTCTTAAGCGGTTCAAGAAGATGGTAGAGCGGGACAAGATCCTTTCCGAGGTGAAAAAGCGCGAATTCTACGAAAAGCCCGGAGTGCGTCGGCGGAAAAAGCTCATGGCCGCCCGCAAGCGCTATCTTAAAAAACTCAAGAAGATGCGTCAGTATGATTGATTGAATGCCGGGCACCCTGGAAAAGCTCGAATGGCCCGGACTGCTAGCCCATCTTAAAAAAAGACTGCGCACTGCCGCCGGGGAAGCCCTCTTGGAGGGTCTGTCCCCGGCCTTTTCTTTTGAACAAGCCCAGGCCCGTCAAGAACGCTTCCGGGAAGTCTTTCGGTTCCGCGAAAAGCGCACGGATTTTTCCCTGCCCAGACTTCCGGCCCTGGCCCCTCTGGTAAAGAAGGCCCAGCGGGGCGGGCTCCTTTATCCCGAGGAACTTTACGCCCTGGCCGAGGCCTTTTCTGCGGGAAAGGCCCTGGGGGAGCTTTCCTTTTTCCCGGAGGTCTCTCCTCTGGAGCCCCTCCTGCGGGAACTCGAAAGGGCGCTGGCGCCCGGGGGAAAGGATCTTGCGGACGAGGCCTCCTGGGAGCTGGCCGAGGCCCGGAGGCGATATCGCCGCCTTTTTGAGAGGCTGCATGCCCTGATGGAAGATCTCCTGCGGCGCTATGCCCGGGCCGGGGTCCTGCGGGAGGAACTCATCTTTCAGCGCAAGGGACGCCTGGTGCTTCCGGTGCGTTCCGAATATCGGGCCCGGGTGCCGGGGATCCTGCACGATGTTTCCCAGACCGGGGCCACGGTCTTCATCGAGCCGGCCGAAGCCGTGCCCGTGGCCAATGAACTGGAACGGGCCCGCCTGGAGGAAGAACGGGCCAAAAGAAAGGTCCTGGCCCGCTTGAGCGCCCTGGTGGCCGAAAGGGCTCCGGAGATCTACCGTCTGGAGGAAGCCCTGGCGGAGGTGGACCTGGCTTTGGCCCTCTTTGAACTCTCTCGCTCTTGGCGGGGGCGCTTTCCCCGGCTCAAGCCTTCGGGGAGCCTGCGCCTCCTTTCGGCGGCCCATCCCTTCTTTTTTCTGGCCGGAGAGACCCCGGTGCGGAACGACTTTCGGCTTTCTCCGGAAAGGCCCGTGCTGGTAATAAGCGGGCCCAACTTCGGGGGCAAGACTGTGGCCGCCAAGACCGTGGGGCTCTGTGTCCTCATGGCCCAGGCGGGCTTTCCCCTTCCGGCCTCGGAGGACTCGGAGATTCCGGTCTTTTCCCGGGTGCTTGCAGACCTGGGAGACGAGCAGGAACTTTCCTCCGGGGAGAGCACCTTTTCCGCCCATCTGCGGGAGCTGGCCGAG
This portion of the Thermosulfurimonas marina genome encodes:
- a CDS encoding glutamate synthase-related protein, which gives rise to MGERTKKDSPKKKVPQWAKFFPDFVIERDPEKCIKCRICVRECSYGAHIWNAKKKELSEDPTKCVGCHRCEAMCPTRAIVIRRNPSEFREHAVWTPWHIKNVYKQADQGGVLLSSTGCAKPIRTYFDHLVLDACQVTNPPIDPLREPMELRTFLGPKPDALEVEVRDGKFRLKRPLPRQIQLEVPIMFAAMSYGAISLHVHQGLARAARDLGTLYNTGEGGLHASLYEYGSNTIVQCASGRFGLHVDYLNAGVAIEIKIGQGAKPGIGGHLPGEKVTEEISKTRMIPVGSDALSPAPHHDIYSIEDLRGLIFALKEATEYQKLVFVKIAAVHNVAAIASGIVRAGADAVVIDGLKGGTGAAPTMFRDNIGIPIELAVAAVDQRLREEGIRNWASVIASGGIRNSADVIKLIALGADAVYIGTPALIAVGCTMCQHCFTGKCPWGIATNQPELIKRLPPEVAYEKIYNLVHGWAHEMKEMLGAMGINAIESLRGNRDKLRAVGLTEKEMEILGVKHAGE
- the rpsU gene encoding 30S ribosomal protein S21, whose amino-acid sequence is MPGVIVREDEPFEQALKRFKKMVERDKILSEVKKREFYEKPGVRRRKKLMAARKRYLKKLKKMRQYD
- a CDS encoding class II glutamine amidotransferase, with product MDFLRGLSKDISGCGLSGVIHRKGELIPGEVIVKSICCQEERGNGLGAGFAAYGIYPDFADHYALHIMADHKKALEEVEELLAHRTYMAHEEPIPTRRTPGIENPPLFKRYFVKPKYEGEVREVCGPEDEDDYMVSLVMEINTRIPGAYVISSGKNMGAFKGVGFPAQIADFFRIEEYRAFIWTAHNRFPTNTPGWWGGAHPFTILDWSIVHNGEISSYGTNRRYLEMFGYHCTLLTDTEVVAYLLDLLIRRHGLPIEVACMALAPPFWEEIDRMPEEERELARAVRTVYGAAMLNGPFAILFAYNGGLVGLNDRVKLRPLVAAEKGDLVYMASEEAAIRAICPDPDRVWAPKAGEPVIVELEPGVIPNQRSYLRGPERGTGAAACRYPGE
- a CDS encoding endonuclease MutS2, encoding MPGTLEKLEWPGLLAHLKKRLRTAAGEALLEGLSPAFSFEQAQARQERFREVFRFREKRTDFSLPRLPALAPLVKKAQRGGLLYPEELYALAEAFSAGKALGELSFFPEVSPLEPLLRELERALAPGGKDLADEASWELAEARRRYRRLFERLHALMEDLLRRYARAGVLREELIFQRKGRLVLPVRSEYRARVPGILHDVSQTGATVFIEPAEAVPVANELERARLEEERAKRKVLARLSALVAERAPEIYRLEEALAEVDLALALFELSRSWRGRFPRLKPSGSLRLLSAAHPFFFLAGETPVRNDFRLSPERPVLVISGPNFGGKTVAAKTVGLCVLMAQAGFPLPASEDSEIPVFSRVLADLGDEQELSSGESTFSAHLRELAEILEGAGPGSLVILDEPGRGTDPREGAALSVAVLERLETSGAFIVATTHFSEVKRYALSSPRARPAGMLFDERFGRPTYRLVYGLVGASHGLGLARRRLPEEVVDRAEALLSGGEDYERLLAEIRRLEETLREKEALLAEKERALALEESRLAERRREVERHLTEERERLRAEVWERLRKLEAEMAPLARKAEGPRTRERVFREQVEEVLAPLQERVPERLQPGQKVYLLDLRKEAEVLRDLGREVEVRAGAFRLAVPRKSIKVLSDVRPEPRVRISVSASPAQSDSLHLLGLRVDEALAQLETFLNRALLEGRREVRIVHGLGTGRLLTAVRAYLEGHEAVEALRPGSPLEGGEGVTVVRLASPAATKGRGV
- a CDS encoding acyl-CoA thioesterase; this translates as MRIWYRVIYGDTDCGGVMYYGNYLRLFEIGRTELLRAAGITYRQIEEERGLILPVVEVQVRYKAPARYDDLLALETRLSEVRPHRVRFDYRVASEEGRTLATGYTVHAPVNRQGRLTRFPQDLLVCLEKLCR